The following proteins come from a genomic window of Halorussus halophilus:
- a CDS encoding phosphotransferase family protein has translation MSDDDAGTETDSDADADAVADAEDATDFSPETLTRMVREIRPEWRLRESRLAPEGTDAVYFVTVETGEGTRECVLKICDFLDPEAFRPEPHLVALIDAETSIPVPSVVGTVDYHEELPAPFFLMEKVDGENLENQARELAPEVVERVARNAGRNLGELHALGDFEQFGPIRLTSDVDSTDADAKVHVEATDRPLVVGETGQDTLRPRIEEVAEYHFENLDERFADLESDLRAFIDERLDALDSPDRALSPTITHFDYRFGNLLVDPETGETKVVLDWGNVSTNDPQNELVYTEQYLSGWATHDDPLRSRVRTALREGYSETNELERDPEFERRRELYLAASRLSPLVWFDMWYAAESEAEQKETERRHRQAVRELFG, from the coding sequence ATGAGCGACGACGATGCTGGCACGGAGACAGACAGCGATGCTGACGCCGACGCCGTAGCAGATGCGGAGGACGCGACCGACTTTTCGCCGGAAACGCTCACTCGAATGGTCCGCGAGATTCGACCGGAGTGGCGACTTCGAGAGTCGAGGCTCGCACCCGAAGGCACCGACGCGGTCTACTTCGTGACCGTCGAGACAGGCGAAGGAACGCGCGAGTGCGTCCTCAAAATCTGTGACTTCCTGGACCCCGAGGCGTTCCGACCGGAACCACACCTCGTGGCCCTGATAGACGCCGAAACGTCGATTCCGGTGCCGAGCGTCGTCGGGACAGTGGACTACCACGAGGAACTGCCCGCGCCGTTCTTCCTGATGGAGAAGGTGGACGGCGAGAATCTGGAGAACCAAGCACGGGAGTTAGCCCCCGAAGTGGTCGAACGAGTCGCGCGAAACGCCGGGCGCAACCTCGGCGAGTTACACGCCCTCGGCGACTTCGAGCAGTTCGGGCCGATTCGACTCACGAGTGACGTAGACAGTACTGACGCGGATGCCAAGGTACACGTCGAAGCGACCGACCGACCGCTCGTCGTCGGCGAGACGGGCCAAGACACCTTGCGACCGCGAATCGAAGAGGTGGCCGAATATCACTTCGAGAACTTGGACGAGCGATTCGCCGATTTGGAGTCCGACCTCCGCGCGTTCATCGACGAACGCCTCGACGCGCTGGATTCGCCCGACCGGGCGCTCTCGCCGACTATCACGCACTTCGATTACAGGTTCGGAAATCTACTCGTTGACCCCGAGACGGGCGAGACGAAGGTGGTCCTCGACTGGGGGAACGTCTCGACGAACGACCCGCAGAACGAACTCGTCTACACAGAACAGTATCTCTCCGGGTGGGCGACCCACGACGACCCACTTCGGAGTCGAGTTCGAACTGCGCTCCGCGAGGGGTACAGCGAGACCAACGAACTCGAACGCGACCCAGAGTTCGAGCGTAGACGGGAACTGTACCTCGCGGCGAGTCGCCTCTCACCGCTCGTCTGGTTCGACATGTGGTACGCAGCGGAGAGCGAGGCGGAGCAGAAGGAGACGGAGCGACGACACAGACAGGCGGTACGCGAGTTGTTTGGGTGA
- a CDS encoding winged helix-turn-helix domain-containing protein, with product MGGPVDDVETEEITATEAFAILGNETRMEILRALWQSDEPSSFAELRSDVAPDDKGNFNYHLGKLTDHFVKKTDDGYDLRFAGEQIVRAVLTGTITSAPSVRPAETDERCAYCDAPVEMGYTKDVISVRCTDCGGVIGGDFPDGTYMHYQFPPSGLADRTPEAAIDAAHVLYDSKIAPMMKGICPECASGIDISYDICDDHQVGDSKICPNCDSRYEVWALYECEHCRYRRKSVMWFAALNHPAVVSFYYDHGLDEKIPIRKLTSDNAQFVRDVTGTVTDTDPFRFRVTIPIEDDTLVVSMDEELDVLSARRTSDSR from the coding sequence ATGGGCGGCCCAGTGGACGACGTGGAGACCGAGGAAATCACCGCCACGGAAGCGTTCGCCATCTTGGGCAACGAGACCCGGATGGAGATACTTCGTGCGCTGTGGCAGTCCGACGAACCGAGTTCGTTCGCCGAACTCCGCTCGGACGTGGCCCCCGACGACAAGGGCAACTTCAACTATCACCTCGGCAAACTCACCGACCACTTCGTCAAGAAGACAGACGACGGCTACGACCTGCGGTTCGCTGGCGAGCAGATAGTCCGGGCAGTGCTCACGGGCACCATCACCTCCGCACCCTCCGTCAGGCCCGCGGAGACGGACGAGCGGTGCGCGTACTGTGACGCACCCGTCGAGATGGGGTACACGAAGGACGTAATTTCGGTGCGGTGTACCGACTGCGGCGGCGTCATCGGCGGTGACTTTCCGGACGGTACGTACATGCACTATCAGTTCCCGCCCTCCGGCCTCGCCGACCGAACTCCCGAGGCGGCTATCGACGCTGCACACGTCCTCTACGACTCGAAAATCGCGCCGATGATGAAGGGCATCTGTCCCGAGTGCGCCAGCGGCATCGACATCTCCTACGACATCTGTGACGACCATCAGGTCGGCGACTCCAAAATCTGTCCGAACTGCGACAGTCGCTACGAGGTGTGGGCACTCTACGAGTGTGAACACTGCCGATACCGTCGAAAATCGGTAATGTGGTTCGCCGCACTGAACCACCCCGCGGTCGTCAGTTTCTACTACGACCACGGTCTCGACGAGAAGATACCGATTCGCAAACTCACGTCCGACAACGCCCAGTTCGTCCGGGACGTCACTGGCACGGTCACCGACACCGACCCGTTTCGCTTCCGAGTCACCATCCCAATCGAGGACGACACCCTCGTCGTTTCGATGGACGAGGAGTTAGACGTACTCTCGGCACGGCGAACGTCGGACTCTCGGTAA
- a CDS encoding 3-dehydroquinate synthase II: MTRSVWLKADDAVGDWDDRRKRITAGLEAGVDWVLVDAEDVARVRELGDVNVAAFSNGDTQVIDEAEADAAEADAYFVGKEGEGDGTVDLPNDFSGSADLSTLRRTDDRADGAYVRIFGQEYEAFAEAAADEADYTVVVGEDWTIIPLENLIARIGEETDLIAGVTSAEEAKTAFETLEIGSDAVLLDSDDPDEIRDTVDVRDEAERETLDLDWAEVTTVERTGSADRVCVDTGNLLEHDEGMLVGSMSRGLFFVHAETAESPYVASRPFRVNAGAVHAYVRTPDGGTKYLSELKSGDEVQVVNLDGTTREATVGRVKIEQRPMFRVEAETDDGDRVETLLQNAETIKVPTSEGRKAVTDLQVGDEIRLYREEGARHFGESVEESIIEK, translated from the coding sequence ATGACCCGCTCTGTATGGCTCAAAGCCGACGACGCAGTCGGCGACTGGGACGACCGTCGGAAACGAATCACTGCTGGGCTGGAAGCAGGCGTCGATTGGGTACTGGTAGACGCAGAAGACGTCGCGCGAGTGCGAGAACTCGGCGACGTGAACGTCGCGGCGTTCTCGAACGGCGACACGCAAGTCATCGACGAAGCCGAAGCCGATGCCGCAGAGGCCGACGCCTACTTCGTCGGCAAAGAGGGCGAGGGCGACGGGACAGTAGACCTCCCGAACGACTTCTCGGGGTCGGCGGACCTCTCGACGCTCCGCCGAACCGACGACCGAGCGGACGGTGCCTACGTCCGCATCTTCGGCCAAGAGTACGAGGCGTTCGCAGAGGCGGCGGCCGACGAAGCAGACTACACCGTCGTCGTCGGCGAAGACTGGACCATCATCCCGCTGGAGAATCTCATCGCTCGCATCGGCGAGGAGACCGACCTCATCGCGGGCGTCACCAGCGCCGAGGAAGCCAAGACCGCCTTCGAGACGCTGGAAATCGGTAGCGACGCTGTACTCCTCGACAGCGACGACCCGGACGAGATTCGAGACACCGTCGATGTCCGCGACGAAGCAGAACGCGAGACGCTCGACTTAGACTGGGCAGAGGTGACGACGGTCGAACGCACCGGGAGCGCCGACCGCGTCTGCGTCGATACCGGCAACCTGCTTGAACACGACGAAGGGATGCTCGTCGGGTCGATGTCCCGCGGTCTGTTCTTCGTCCACGCAGAAACCGCCGAATCGCCGTACGTCGCCTCCCGGCCGTTCCGGGTCAACGCAGGTGCAGTCCACGCCTACGTCCGCACGCCCGACGGCGGCACGAAGTACCTCTCGGAACTGAAATCCGGCGACGAGGTGCAGGTCGTGAACCTGGACGGCACCACCCGCGAAGCGACGGTCGGCCGCGTCAAAATCGAGCAGCGACCGATGTTCCGCGTCGAGGCTGAGACGGACGACGGCGACAGAGTCGAGACGCTACTGCAGAACGCAGAGACAATCAAGGTCCCGACCAGCGAGGGCCGGAAAGCAGTGACTGACTTGCAGGTCGGCGACGAGATTCGACTCTACAGAGAGGAAGGCGCTCGACACTTCGGCGAGAGCGTCGAAGAGAGCATCATCGAGAAGTAG
- a CDS encoding extracellular solute-binding protein codes for MTRDSGTSRRQFVKAIGASGAAGGLTGYLDGDTVGEVQNQGGTTTVQWAADSNVKGVEGELQQALRDVGLSNDIEISVLAGPNVTDNRRAQYQQWLSAGRNKPDIMMMDSGWTIPFIVRDQLLDLTDRLPQGKVQMLRNQYLQRLAATGQPPGGNAIYGVPFFPDIATIQYRKDLFEQAGHSPQQSWATESMTWQRFSNIVSDVQSQTNTNYGFTFQADTYEGLSCCDFNEFMTSWGGAYFGNPQQNLFGPVGDRPITLAQKPVVDSIRMVRSLIHGPDANNTLDGYQQIAPQAVLQWSEEPSRKPFTSGNAVTHRNWTYSININGAEDAFGQDLGVMPIPYAKTEQQAQIPATGGPTSALGGWLTSVNPNSQNKEAALEVITSMMNEEFMFRLFELLGWVPPNTDLLQRQRAQQVPIMGRYVEQLRTAANAALPRPVTVVWPQESTQIAQQVNSAYSQGGRPQQAMQQLQQTIKAIEQRA; via the coding sequence ATGACACGAGATAGCGGAACGTCTCGACGCCAGTTCGTCAAGGCTATCGGGGCGTCCGGAGCGGCGGGTGGTCTGACTGGGTATCTCGACGGCGATACCGTCGGCGAAGTACAGAATCAGGGCGGCACGACGACTGTCCAGTGGGCGGCAGACTCGAACGTGAAGGGGGTCGAGGGAGAACTCCAGCAAGCGTTGCGCGACGTCGGTCTGTCGAACGACATCGAAATTAGCGTCCTCGCTGGTCCGAACGTCACCGACAACCGTCGTGCGCAGTACCAACAGTGGCTCTCTGCCGGTCGGAACAAGCCCGACATCATGATGATGGACAGCGGGTGGACGATTCCGTTCATCGTCCGCGACCAGTTGCTCGACTTGACCGACCGGTTGCCACAGGGGAAAGTCCAGATGCTGCGCAACCAGTATCTACAGCGACTTGCAGCGACGGGCCAGCCACCGGGCGGCAATGCCATCTACGGGGTGCCGTTCTTCCCCGACATCGCGACGATACAGTACCGGAAAGACCTCTTCGAGCAGGCGGGCCACAGTCCACAGCAGAGTTGGGCGACCGAGTCGATGACGTGGCAGCGATTCTCGAACATCGTCTCGGACGTGCAGAGCCAGACGAACACGAACTACGGGTTCACGTTCCAAGCAGACACCTACGAGGGCCTGTCGTGCTGTGACTTCAACGAGTTCATGACGAGTTGGGGCGGCGCGTACTTCGGCAACCCGCAACAGAACCTCTTCGGACCAGTCGGCGACCGACCGATTACACTCGCCCAGAAACCGGTCGTGGACTCCATTCGGATGGTCCGGTCGCTCATCCACGGGCCGGACGCGAACAATACGCTCGACGGCTACCAGCAAATCGCACCGCAGGCGGTGCTTCAGTGGTCCGAAGAGCCGTCACGCAAGCCGTTCACCAGTGGGAACGCAGTCACGCACCGAAACTGGACCTACTCCATCAACATCAACGGCGCAGAGGACGCGTTCGGCCAAGACCTCGGCGTCATGCCGATTCCGTACGCCAAGACCGAACAGCAGGCCCAGATTCCGGCGACGGGTGGTCCGACCTCCGCACTCGGTGGGTGGCTCACGTCCGTCAACCCGAACTCGCAGAACAAGGAAGCCGCCCTCGAAGTCATCACGTCGATGATGAACGAGGAGTTCATGTTCCGACTGTTCGAGCTGTTGGGTTGGGTGCCGCCGAACACGGACCTGCTCCAGCGCCAGCGGGCACAGCAGGTGCCAATCATGGGGCGGTACGTCGAACAGCTCCGGACGGCCGCGAACGCGGCACTGCCGCGACCAGTGACGGTCGTCTGGCCCCAAGAGTCCACGCAGATTGCACAGCAGGTCAACTCGGCGTACAGTCAGGGCGGCAGACCGCAGCAAGCGATGCAGCAGCTTCAGCAGACCATCAAGGCCATCGAGCAACGAGCCTGA
- a CDS encoding zinc ribbon domain-containing protein — translation MTHTKSGKRPWLGAILAFFLPGLGHVYLREWLRSLMWFGFVLSAVVLFVPIPDSAMAAAETGGVQAAWDAAMQTSQNLPMEAMLPILVVRVFSAIDAYWLALQGQTEEQEGERCPACGKPVDEELDFCQWCTTPLAEHENPDPAEKGLLSR, via the coding sequence GTGACTCATACGAAATCTGGAAAGCGTCCGTGGCTGGGCGCGATACTGGCGTTCTTTCTGCCCGGACTCGGGCACGTCTACCTGCGGGAGTGGCTTCGGTCGCTGATGTGGTTCGGGTTCGTCCTGAGCGCCGTCGTCCTCTTCGTGCCGATTCCGGACTCCGCGATGGCCGCCGCCGAGACAGGTGGCGTCCAGGCAGCGTGGGACGCCGCGATGCAGACGAGCCAGAACCTCCCGATGGAGGCGATGTTACCCATCCTCGTCGTGCGCGTGTTCAGCGCCATCGACGCCTACTGGCTGGCGCTTCAGGGCCAGACCGAAGAACAGGAGGGCGAGCGCTGTCCGGCCTGTGGCAAGCCAGTGGACGAGGAACTCGACTTCTGTCAGTGGTGTACGACGCCGCTGGCCGAACACGAGAACCCGGACCCGGCCGAAAAAGGACTGCTGTCGCGCTGA
- the ppsA gene encoding phosphoenolpyruvate synthase — protein sequence MAVLWLDEITADDLELVGGKGASLGELTGAGLPVPSGFVVSAGTYRTFIEETGIDEELFEAVDVDTEDSAALAEAQSRAKELILETEMPAEIREEILTSYDNLDDGEAFVAVRSSATAEDLPDASFAGQQETFLNVTGQDLVDRVKRCWASLFTQRAIYYRQEKGFDHSVVNIAVVVQKMVDAEKSGVMFTSHPSTGEPRIIIESAWGLGEAVVSGSVSPDNYVVDRETGTLDEVTIADKKLMMEKDAETGETVEREVPDEKREQQVLNEADIDRLVELGELVEDHYDAPQDVEWAIVDGEVYMLQSRPITTIDEGASADSQGTAEAEGIADGSGVETASGSSSANANAGGDAGSNGDVLVNGLGASPGIASGAARIVGKLDQLDKVSDGDIIVTEMTTPDMVPAMKRAAGIVTDEGGMTSHAAIVSRELGCPAVVGCQDATTTLADDQLISLDGDKGTITEGRPEKEAEREGVEEVRPQSPVKPMTATEVKVNVSIPEAAERAAATGADGVGLLRMEHMILSTNKTPAKYIDDHGEDAYINEIVEGVRGVADEFYPRPVRVRTLDAPTDEFRQLEGGEDEPSEHNPMLGYRGIRRSLDRPDVFKHELEAFKRLYEMGYDNVEIMLPLVNDAEDVIQARNLMTEAGIDYEKRNWGVMVETPASALSIEEMAEQGIDFASFGTNDLTQYTLAVDRNNGNVADRFDELHPAVLELIAQTIETCREHDVATSICGQAGSKPQMVQHLVNEGVSSISANIDAVRDVQHEVKRVEQKLLLDSVR from the coding sequence ATGGCTGTACTCTGGCTGGACGAAATCACTGCAGACGACCTCGAACTGGTCGGTGGCAAGGGCGCCTCGCTCGGCGAACTGACGGGCGCGGGCCTGCCGGTCCCTTCGGGGTTCGTCGTCTCTGCGGGCACTTACCGCACGTTCATCGAGGAAACCGGAATCGACGAGGAACTCTTCGAGGCTGTAGACGTGGACACGGAAGATTCCGCCGCGCTCGCGGAGGCCCAGTCGCGCGCGAAGGAACTCATCCTCGAAACCGAGATGCCCGCCGAGATACGGGAGGAGATTCTGACGAGCTACGACAACTTAGACGACGGCGAGGCGTTCGTCGCCGTCCGCTCCTCCGCGACCGCCGAAGACCTGCCCGACGCTAGCTTCGCGGGCCAGCAGGAGACGTTCCTCAACGTCACTGGCCAAGACCTCGTGGACCGCGTCAAGCGGTGCTGGGCATCGCTGTTCACCCAGCGCGCTATCTACTACCGCCAAGAGAAGGGCTTCGACCACTCCGTCGTCAACATCGCAGTCGTCGTCCAGAAGATGGTGGACGCCGAGAAGAGCGGCGTCATGTTCACCAGTCACCCCTCGACCGGCGAACCGCGGATCATCATCGAGTCCGCTTGGGGACTCGGCGAAGCCGTCGTCTCTGGCTCTGTCTCGCCGGACAACTACGTCGTGGACCGCGAGACGGGAACCTTGGACGAGGTGACCATCGCCGACAAGAAGCTCATGATGGAGAAGGACGCCGAGACGGGCGAGACCGTCGAGCGCGAGGTCCCTGACGAGAAGCGCGAACAGCAGGTCCTGAACGAGGCCGACATCGACCGACTCGTGGAGCTCGGCGAACTCGTCGAAGACCACTACGACGCGCCCCAAGACGTGGAGTGGGCCATCGTGGACGGCGAAGTCTACATGCTCCAGTCCCGGCCGATTACGACCATCGACGAGGGCGCGAGCGCCGACTCTCAGGGGACTGCCGAAGCAGAGGGTATCGCCGACGGGAGCGGCGTCGAAACCGCCAGCGGCAGTTCGAGCGCGAACGCGAACGCAGGCGGCGACGCCGGGTCGAACGGCGACGTACTCGTCAACGGACTCGGCGCGAGTCCCGGAATCGCGTCCGGTGCGGCCCGCATCGTCGGCAAACTCGACCAACTCGACAAGGTCAGCGACGGCGACATCATCGTCACCGAGATGACGACGCCCGACATGGTGCCCGCGATGAAGCGCGCCGCGGGTATCGTCACCGACGAGGGCGGCATGACCAGCCACGCCGCCATCGTCTCGCGCGAACTCGGTTGCCCGGCCGTCGTCGGGTGTCAAGACGCGACGACCACGCTCGCGGACGACCAACTCATCAGCCTCGACGGCGACAAAGGAACCATCACGGAGGGCCGCCCCGAGAAAGAAGCCGAACGCGAAGGCGTCGAAGAAGTCCGTCCGCAGTCCCCGGTCAAGCCGATGACCGCAACCGAGGTCAAGGTCAACGTCTCCATCCCGGAAGCCGCAGAACGTGCCGCCGCGACTGGTGCCGACGGCGTCGGCCTGCTCCGGATGGAGCACATGATTCTCTCGACCAACAAGACGCCCGCGAAGTACATCGACGACCACGGCGAGGACGCCTACATCAACGAAATCGTCGAGGGCGTTCGCGGCGTGGCCGACGAGTTCTATCCGCGACCGGTCCGCGTGCGGACGCTCGACGCGCCGACCGACGAGTTCCGCCAGTTGGAGGGCGGCGAGGACGAACCGAGCGAACACAACCCCATGCTCGGCTATCGTGGCATCCGCCGCAGTCTCGACCGGCCGGACGTGTTCAAACACGAACTGGAGGCGTTCAAACGGCTCTACGAGATGGGCTACGACAACGTCGAAATCATGCTCCCGCTGGTCAACGACGCCGAGGACGTGATTCAGGCGCGCAACCTCATGACCGAGGCGGGCATCGATTACGAGAAGCGTAACTGGGGCGTGATGGTCGAGACGCCCGCGAGCGCGCTCTCCATCGAGGAGATGGCCGAGCAGGGTATCGACTTCGCTTCCTTCGGTACGAACGACCTAACCCAGTATACGCTGGCGGTGGACCGAAACAACGGCAACGTCGCAGACCGGTTCGACGAACTTCACCCCGCCGTCTTGGAACTCATCGCCCAGACCATCGAGACCTGCCGCGAGCACGACGTGGCGACGAGCATCTGTGGGCAGGCCGGGTCGAAGCCCCAGATGGTCCAGCACCTCGTCAACGAGGGCGTCAGCTCGATTTCGGCGAACATCGACGCGGTGCGCGACGTCCAGCACGAGGTCAAGCGCGTCGAGCAGAAACTCCTGCTCGACTCGGTGCGCTAA
- a CDS encoding transcription initiation factor IIB produces the protein MTNTHIRTRQSEEAVEEEKTDDGTTCPECTGRLINDGEHGETVCEECGLVVEEDNVDRGPEWRAFDAKEKNEKSRVGAPTTNTMHDKGLSTNIDWRDKDAYGNSLGSRQREKMQRLRKWNERFRTRDSKERNLKQALGEIDRMASALGLPDNVRETASVIYRRALDEDLLPGRSIEGVSTSCVYAAARQAGVPRSLDEIGDVSRVEKSEVARTYRYVVRELNLEVKPADPESYVPRFASGLDLSDEAEHRARELLKTAKEQGVHSGKSPVGLAAAAVYAAALLTNEKTTQAEVSDVADISEVTIRNRYHELLEAEEAPAMA, from the coding sequence ATGACGAACACACACATTCGAACTCGACAGTCAGAAGAAGCGGTAGAAGAAGAAAAGACCGACGACGGGACCACCTGTCCCGAATGCACGGGGAGACTCATCAACGACGGCGAACACGGTGAAACCGTCTGCGAAGAGTGCGGCCTCGTCGTCGAGGAAGACAACGTAGACCGCGGGCCGGAGTGGCGCGCGTTCGACGCCAAAGAGAAGAACGAGAAGTCCCGCGTCGGTGCCCCGACGACGAACACGATGCACGACAAGGGTCTCTCGACCAACATCGACTGGCGCGACAAGGACGCCTACGGCAACTCGCTCGGGTCGCGCCAGCGCGAGAAGATGCAGCGCCTGCGCAAGTGGAACGAACGGTTCCGCACGCGAGACAGCAAGGAGCGCAACCTCAAGCAGGCACTCGGCGAAATCGACCGCATGGCCAGCGCGCTCGGCCTGCCGGACAACGTCCGGGAGACGGCGTCGGTCATCTATCGGCGCGCACTGGACGAGGACCTGCTTCCGGGCCGCTCCATCGAGGGCGTCTCGACATCCTGTGTCTACGCCGCCGCTCGACAGGCGGGCGTCCCGCGCAGTCTGGACGAAATCGGCGACGTCTCACGCGTCGAGAAGAGCGAAGTCGCCCGCACGTACCGCTACGTCGTCCGGGAACTGAACCTCGAAGTCAAGCCCGCCGACCCCGAGAGCTACGTGCCGCGATTCGCGTCGGGACTCGACCTCTCCGACGAGGCCGAACACCGCGCCCGCGAACTGCTCAAGACCGCCAAAGAGCAGGGCGTCCACAGCGGCAAGTCGCCGGTCGGACTCGCCGCAGCGGCCGTCTACGCCGCCGCACTCTTGACCAACGAGAAGACCACGCAGGCAGAGGTCAGCGACGTGGCCGACATCAGCGAAGTCACCATCCGCAACCGCTACCACGAGTTGCTGGAAGCCGAAGAAGCGCCTGCGATGGCGTAA
- a CDS encoding type I 3-dehydroquinate dehydratase — MEFEEFVLVASVTDLAAERRARDHADAVEFRMDLSEGPQSDVESYDGELPILATNRAAWEGGEAADDHARLDALAEVAEHPAVEAIDVELRSLVSGEADEVVGRARDHGVSIVASVHDFETTPSTMEMRGKLQLATRRGDVGKLAVTAHDRSDVLDLLTVTDQLDGAGERVATMAMGEAGRHSRAVAPLYGSKIGYAPVESEDATAPGQYDLETLAGLVEQLE, encoded by the coding sequence ATGGAGTTCGAGGAGTTCGTCTTGGTGGCGAGCGTGACCGACCTCGCCGCCGAGCGTCGCGCCCGCGACCACGCCGATGCAGTCGAGTTTCGAATGGACCTCTCCGAGGGCCCGCAGTCGGACGTAGAGAGCTACGACGGTGAGTTGCCGATACTCGCTACGAACCGGGCGGCGTGGGAAGGCGGGGAGGCCGCAGACGACCACGCACGACTCGACGCGCTGGCCGAGGTCGCCGAGCATCCCGCCGTGGAGGCAATCGACGTGGAGCTACGGAGTCTCGTCTCGGGAGAGGCCGACGAAGTCGTCGGGCGCGCCCGCGACCACGGCGTGAGCATCGTCGCCTCGGTTCACGACTTCGAGACGACGCCGTCCACGATGGAGATGCGCGGAAAGTTGCAACTAGCCACGAGACGCGGCGACGTAGGGAAGTTGGCCGTGACCGCTCACGACCGAAGCGACGTGCTGGACCTGTTGACCGTCACCGACCAACTCGACGGGGCAGGCGAGCGCGTGGCGACGATGGCGATGGGCGAGGCGGGCCGACACTCGCGGGCGGTCGCGCCGCTGTACGGGTCGAAGATCGGCTACGCGCCAGTCGAGTCCGAGGACGCGACTGCGCCGGGCCAGTACGACCTCGAAACGCTGGCAGGGCTCGTCGAGCAACTGGAGTAG
- a CDS encoding DUF7344 domain-containing protein, with product MGELQLQGETDTVCSLLENDYRRRVLRCLERTETMTRDELSHELARDARPAASTTHTTVSLSHVHLPKLADENAIRYDTDAGTVTITAYGERLLRCLDAIETELHRRK from the coding sequence ATGGGCGAACTACAGTTGCAGGGAGAGACTGACACGGTGTGTTCGTTACTCGAAAACGACTACCGGCGGCGCGTCCTGCGGTGTCTCGAACGCACGGAGACGATGACGCGAGACGAACTGAGCCACGAACTCGCCCGGGACGCCCGCCCGGCCGCCTCGACTACGCACACGACCGTCTCGCTCTCCCACGTCCACCTTCCGAAGTTGGCCGACGAAAACGCGATTCGCTACGACACCGACGCCGGAACAGTCACCATAACGGCCTACGGCGAGCGACTGCTCCGGTGTTTGGACGCAATCGAGACCGAACTGCACAGACGGAAGTAA
- a CDS encoding DNA-methyltransferase, producing the protein METEHRIHVGDAREMTELGDDSVELVVTSPPYPMIEMWDDLFADLDSEIESALSAGDGEAAFQAMHDALAPVWSELSRVLVPGGIAAVNVGDATRSVADTFELYPNHAELISRFRDEGFSLLPDVLWRKPVNSLTKFMGSGMVPPNAYATLEHEYVLLFRNGRESRSFEPGAERRYEAAYFWEERNDWFSDLWTDVRGERQQLGTDGLRKRSAAYPFEVPYRLVNMYSVYGDTVLDPFWGTGTTSLAAMVAGRNSVGYELSREFRDVFDERVAGLPGFADSVNRSRLAQHREFVADSENGAGDFGYEADNYDFPVKTQQERQLQLYSVVDCEREDDRYLVAHERFGNE; encoded by the coding sequence ATGGAAACGGAACACCGGATTCACGTCGGCGACGCCCGCGAGATGACTGAGTTGGGAGACGATTCGGTCGAGTTGGTCGTCACCTCGCCTCCGTACCCGATGATAGAGATGTGGGACGACCTCTTCGCCGACCTCGACTCCGAAATCGAATCCGCACTCTCGGCGGGCGACGGTGAGGCGGCGTTCCAGGCGATGCACGACGCGCTCGCCCCGGTCTGGTCCGAACTCTCGCGCGTCCTCGTTCCCGGTGGCATCGCGGCCGTCAACGTCGGCGACGCGACCCGAAGCGTCGCCGACACGTTCGAGTTGTATCCGAACCACGCCGAACTCATCTCCCGGTTTCGGGACGAAGGATTCTCGCTGCTGCCGGACGTCCTCTGGCGCAAGCCCGTCAACAGCCTCACGAAGTTCATGGGGTCGGGAATGGTGCCGCCGAACGCATACGCGACGCTCGAACACGAGTACGTCCTGTTGTTTCGCAACGGCCGTGAGTCGCGGTCGTTCGAACCCGGTGCCGAGCGGCGATACGAGGCGGCGTACTTCTGGGAGGAGCGCAACGACTGGTTTTCCGACCTCTGGACCGACGTGCGCGGCGAGCGCCAACAGTTGGGCACCGACGGCCTTCGAAAACGCTCGGCGGCGTATCCGTTCGAGGTGCCGTACCGACTCGTCAACATGTACTCCGTCTACGGCGACACCGTTCTGGACCCCTTCTGGGGAACCGGCACTACCTCGCTGGCGGCGATGGTCGCGGGCCGCAATTCGGTGGGCTACGAACTCTCGCGGGAATTCCGGGACGTGTTCGACGAGCGCGTGGCGGGACTTCCGGGGTTCGCCGACAGCGTCAATCGGTCGCGGTTGGCCCAGCATCGGGAGTTCGTCGCCGACAGCGAGAACGGAGCGGGCGACTTCGGCTACGAAGCCGACAACTACGACTTCCCAGTGAAGACCCAACAAGAGCGACAACTCCAACTGTACTCGGTCGTAGACTGCGAGCGCGAGGACGACCGATATCTCGTCGCCCACGAGCGATTCGGGAACGAGTAG